The Azospirillum baldaniorum genome window below encodes:
- a CDS encoding LysR family transcriptional regulator, with translation MNFELVDLKAFVAVAELGSFNRAAELLNLSQPALSRRIQKLEDTLGVALFERSTRHVALTMVGRDFMPKVRRFLDEFESSLLGISDLGARSGGQITIASVPTAVFYFLPNAISRFSVAFPRIRIRILDLGANEGLEAVARGEADFGINFIGTSHPDIEFTPLAEDPFVVACRHDHPLAARREVGWDELAAHRVITVGRTSGNRALIDNALAQHGLKLNWSYEITHLASSLGLVEAGLGVAVLPKLATPASGHPIIRTIPLSHPKISRTIGVVRRHGAILSPMAARFLEVLLGSWKA, from the coding sequence ATGAATTTCGAACTGGTCGATCTGAAAGCCTTCGTGGCGGTGGCGGAACTGGGCAGCTTCAACCGCGCCGCCGAGCTGCTGAACCTCTCGCAGCCGGCGCTCAGCCGCCGCATCCAGAAGCTGGAGGACACGCTGGGCGTCGCCCTGTTCGAGCGCTCGACCCGCCATGTCGCCCTGACCATGGTCGGACGCGACTTCATGCCCAAGGTCCGGCGCTTCCTGGACGAGTTCGAGTCATCGCTGCTGGGGATCAGCGACCTGGGGGCGCGGAGCGGCGGGCAGATCACCATCGCCTCCGTCCCGACGGCGGTGTTCTACTTCCTGCCGAACGCGATCAGCCGCTTCAGCGTCGCGTTTCCGCGCATCCGCATCCGCATCCTCGATCTCGGCGCCAACGAGGGGCTGGAGGCGGTGGCCCGCGGCGAGGCCGATTTCGGCATCAACTTCATTGGCACGTCACACCCGGACATCGAGTTCACGCCGCTGGCCGAGGACCCGTTCGTCGTCGCCTGCCGGCACGATCATCCGCTGGCCGCCCGGCGGGAGGTCGGCTGGGACGAATTGGCGGCGCATCGGGTCATCACCGTGGGCCGCACCAGCGGCAACCGGGCGCTGATCGACAACGCCCTGGCGCAGCACGGCCTGAAGCTCAACTGGTCCTACGAGATCACGCACCTCGCCAGTTCGCTCGGGCTGGTGGAGGCCGGGCTCGGTGTCGCGGTGCTGCCCAAGCTCGCCACCCCGGCCTCGGGCCATCCCATCATCCGGACCATCCCGCTGAGCCATCCCAAGATTTCCCGAACCATCGGTGTCGTTCGGCGGCATGGCGCCATTCTGTCGCCGATGGCGGCGCGCTTTCTGGAGGTGCTGCTCGGTTCCTGGAAGGCCTGA
- a CDS encoding DMT family transporter — MRWVTAGWGSGLLGVLIFSGSLPATRVAVGSFTPLFLTSARALIAAVLAAVLLAMLRQARPLRRDLAPLAVVALGVVVGFPLLTALALRHITSAHSMVFIGLLPLSTALFGVLRGRERPKPVFWMFSGLGSLAVVGFALAQGGDASLTGAGLMVAAILLCGLGYAEGAVLSRRLGGWQVISWALVLTMPVMAGLALATMPDAWAGIETPAWIGLAYVSVFSMLIGFVFWYRGLALGGIAGVGQLQLLQPFFGLSLAGLLLNEPVAWSMIAVTGLIVLCVAGTKRFA, encoded by the coding sequence ATGCGGTGGGTGACGGCGGGCTGGGGCAGCGGGTTGCTGGGCGTGCTCATCTTCAGTGGATCGCTGCCGGCGACCCGCGTCGCGGTGGGCAGCTTCACACCCCTGTTCCTGACCTCGGCGCGGGCGCTAATCGCCGCGGTGCTCGCGGCCGTTCTGCTGGCCATGCTGCGGCAGGCCCGCCCGTTGCGCCGCGACCTCGCGCCGCTCGCGGTGGTGGCGCTCGGCGTGGTCGTCGGCTTTCCGCTGCTCACCGCGCTGGCGCTTCGGCACATCACCTCCGCGCACTCCATGGTCTTCATCGGCCTTTTGCCGCTGTCCACGGCCCTGTTCGGCGTTCTGCGCGGCCGGGAGCGGCCGAAGCCGGTCTTCTGGATGTTCTCGGGCCTGGGCAGCCTCGCCGTCGTCGGCTTCGCGCTGGCGCAGGGCGGCGACGCGTCGCTGACCGGGGCCGGCCTGATGGTGGCGGCCATCCTGCTCTGCGGGCTGGGCTATGCCGAGGGCGCGGTGCTGTCGCGCCGTCTCGGCGGCTGGCAGGTGATTTCCTGGGCGCTCGTGCTGACGATGCCGGTGATGGCCGGGCTGGCGCTCGCGACCATGCCGGATGCCTGGGCAGGCATCGAAACCCCGGCCTGGATCGGCCTCGCCTACGTCTCCGTCTTCAGCATGCTGATCGGCTTCGTCTTCTGGTACCGGGGGCTCGCGCTCGGCGGAATCGCCGGGGTCGGGCAGTTGCAACTGCTCCAACCCTTCTTCGGGCTGTCGCTGGCGGGTCTTCTGCTGAACGAGCCGGTGGCCTGGAGCATGATCGCCGTGACCGGGCTGATCGTGCTGTGCGTCGCCGGAACGAAGCGCTTCGCCTGA